In Tubulanus polymorphus chromosome 2, tnTubPoly1.2, whole genome shotgun sequence, a single window of DNA contains:
- the LOC141898971 gene encoding uncharacterized protein LOC141898971: protein MVMLLPYNRKRSFCVYMAVLAVLDTVAMGTFVFYWIDNNFTEYVKNNVSCKLMTCVVNFLFCASAWVVAAMTMDRLQAIRLPLQATVWCTVERARQIVCIILGLSVLLSIHVYWTTEIYHVNKLKKKVCSRILAGGAGKLYLVTYFEFLVEALLPFIVILYANASIIVAIKQSNKLQIKLGRKVVDKRTEYSTITRTLLFVSFTFLILVSPHRIHFIVAEIGSAPYGNEMQTWNIFLSGVFLKLIHTNNAVNFYLYCLAGGGKFRQDIKAILCCRISSVDPSALRRSSIVSIGSYSISGRRFSEETIYRSSVSMPMRRMSDTGLENRRTGIATKANGSKRRSSIDVNFNHERRLSTETHICEIIDRRFSSTSDIDKAIIRHESIAEEIIGN from the coding sequence ATGGTTATGCTGTTACCCTACAATCGAAAGCGGTCGTTTTGTGTGTACATGGCGGTCTTAGCGGTATTGGATACAGTGGCTATGGGTACATTCGTATTTTATTGGATAGATAACAATTTTACCGAATACGTCAAAAATAATGTTTCGTGTAAGTTGATGACATGTGTTGTCAATTTCCTGTTTTGCGCCTCGGCCTGGGTGGTAGCGGCAATGACCATGGATCGACTTCAAGCTATTAGGCTTCCTCTTCAGGCTACAGTCTGGTGTACAGTAGAGCGGGCTCGGCAAATAGTGTGTATAATTTTAGGCCTATCGGTTTTACTGAGCATACACGTCTACTGGACGACCGAAATCTATCACGtcaacaaattgaaaaaaaaggtATGTTCGCGGATTCTTGCCGGTGGAGCTGGAAAGTTATACTTAGTAACCTATTTTGAATTTCTCGTCGAAGCTTTGCTTCCATTTATCGTAATCCTGTATGCAAACGCAAGTATCATCGTCGCCATTAAGCAGTCAAACAAGCTTCAGATCAAGTTGGGGAGAAAGGTGGTAGATAAACGAACTGAGTATTCGACGATAACACGTACGCTGTTATTCGTTTCATTCACGTTTCTAATACTTGTAAGTCCCCATCGAATTCATTTCATCGTCGCTGAGATTGGATCAGCACCTTACGGGAACGAGATGCAGACGTGGAATATTTTCCTATCGGGTGTATTTCTAAAACTAATTCATACAAATAATGCGGTAAATTTCTACCTGTATTGTCTGGCTGGTGGTGGAAAATTCAGGCAAGATATCAAAGCAATTTTGTGTTGTCGAATATCGAGTGTTGATCCGTCAGCACTCCGTCGATCGTCAATAGTGAGTATCGGTAGTTATTCGATTTCTGGTCGCAGATTCAGTGAGGAAACCATTTACCGCTCGAGTGTATCAATGCCGATGCGAAGAATGAGTGACACCGGCCTGGAAAATAGAAGAACTGGAATAGCCACCAAAGCAAATGGATCTAAAAGAAGGTCGAGCATCGACGTGAATTTTAATCACGAAAGGCGGTTAAGTACAGAGACAcatatatgtgaaataattgacAGACGATTTAGCAGCACGTCTGACATTGATAAAGCAATCATTAGACACGAGTCAATAGCCGAAGAGATCATTGGTAACTAA